Proteins found in one Colletes latitarsis isolate SP2378_abdomen chromosome 8, iyColLati1, whole genome shotgun sequence genomic segment:
- the Tpx-4 gene encoding thioredoxin peroxidase 4: MRINSIVPNFSADSTKGPIEFYEWQGNSWVVLFSHPADFTPVCTTELGRLAVHQPHFERRNTKLLAHSVDNLQDHVDWVNDIKSYCRDIPGSFPYPIIADHDRTLAVKLDMIDEAGKDDPENAMTVRALYIISPDHRLRLSIHYPTSTGRNVDEILRVIDSLQLVDRKPEIATPANWVPGEKVMILPTVKDEELPKLFPGGVDKVTMPSGKVYVRTTTDY, translated from the exons ATGAGGATCAATTCCATCGTTCCAAACTTTAGCGCGGACTCCACCAAGGGTCCCATCGAGTTCTACGAGTGGCAAGGAAATTC ATGGGTGGTGTTGTTCTCCCATCCTGCCGATTTCACGCCGGTCTGCACCACCGAGCTGGGCCGTTTGGCGGTCCATCAGCCTCATTTCGAACGCCGGAACACGAAACTTTTGGCCCACTCCGTGGACAATCTGCAGGACCACGTCGACTGGGTGAAC GATATTAAATCTTACTGCCGAGACATTCCCGGCTCCTTCCCTTATCCAATCATCGCCGACCACGATCGCACCTTGGCGGTCAAACTGGACATGATCGACGAAGCGGGCAAagacgacccagaaaacgcaatgACGGTTCGCGCATTGTACATCATCAGTCCCGATCATCGTCTGCGTTTGTCGATACATTACCCGACATCCACCGGTCGCAACGTCGA TGAGATACTACGTGTTATCGACTCGCTACAGCTGGTCGACAGAAAGCCAGAAATTGCGACCCCTGCTAACTGGGTG CCTGGCGAGAAAGTGATGATCCTACCGACTGTAAAAGACGAGGAGCTGCCTAAGCTCTTCCCAGGTGGTGTGGACAAAGTAACGATGCCGTCTGGGAAAGTCTACGTGCGTACGACCACGGATTATTAA